One Felis catus isolate Fca126 chromosome D2, F.catus_Fca126_mat1.0, whole genome shotgun sequence DNA window includes the following coding sequences:
- the LOC101098582 gene encoding protein FAM136A-like encodes MQCRVTMADLQQLQVQKAVDSAVKSLERENIQKMLMFWYSCCEDSQEAMRQVHQCIERCHAPLAQTQLKKFQGCLAQCTMHCSDKAKDSIDAGNRGFQVKWQLETCVTKYVDDHMHLIPTMTEKISYPLGN; translated from the coding sequence ATGCAGTGCAGGGTCACCATGGCAGACCTGCAGCAGCTCCAGGTGCAGAAGGCAGTAGACTCCGCGGTGAAGAgtctggagagagagaacatccagAAGATGCTCATGTTCTGGTACAGCTGTTGTGAGGATAGTCAGGAGGCCATGCGGCAGGTGCACCAGTGCATTGAGCGCTGCCATGCGCCTCTGGCTCAAACCCAGTTGAAGAAATTCCAGGGCTGCCTGGCCCAGTGCACCATGCACTGCAGTGACAAAGCCAAAgattcaatagatgcaggaaataGAGGGTTTCAGGTGAAGTGGCAGCTGGAGACTTGTGTGACCAAGTATGTGGATGACCACATGCACCTCATCCCAACCATGACTGAGAAGATCTCTTATCCACTGGGAAATTGA